One stretch of Paenibacillus sp. AN1007 DNA includes these proteins:
- a CDS encoding DUF4272 domain-containing protein, with amino-acid sequence MRNCAIYSSQFDLDQLYEIIQSIYPEASIQRREDQTHIQVTQKKWFSKKTKGFNIMTSQTHPEEFSTMIGGMLGFLSQIEGRNAALQEKVLIKCSTLNMVIGIETEEDISEEFFNELLQLADALDGVIFWGGGSLLNAQGQLLLDVNGESEVEDYTVTAHTSFLDDTRPPAADAVERKARSEQQLAALGIPYNVNLPARAGEEDTKIRTKEEVAKRAAALCLAALKGECLGSGESTADTAALVQEVIDKYDASTFFSPDEKAFLAQDGADQQEIIRFSWGYEGYHVMLWALGYVEELGAPTELCNVSKDVGYLQQKDSFAAFLADAALRSKSEILDEADLIYRYNWVCVNSRIKGEAPPAGLSHGVAYERHRALNWLTCYLDQAWDEVRTDT; translated from the coding sequence ATGAGAAATTGCGCGATATACAGCTCCCAGTTTGATCTGGATCAGTTATATGAAATCATACAATCCATTTACCCTGAGGCTTCCATCCAGCGGAGAGAAGATCAGACGCACATTCAAGTAACACAGAAGAAATGGTTCAGCAAAAAAACAAAAGGTTTTAACATCATGACCAGCCAGACCCATCCCGAGGAGTTCAGCACGATGATTGGGGGCATGCTTGGCTTTCTAAGCCAGATCGAGGGGCGTAATGCTGCGCTTCAGGAAAAGGTACTGATTAAATGCTCCACCTTGAACATGGTGATTGGCATCGAGACTGAGGAAGATATCTCGGAAGAGTTCTTTAACGAGTTATTACAATTGGCTGATGCGCTGGATGGTGTCATTTTCTGGGGAGGCGGCTCCCTCCTGAATGCTCAAGGCCAGCTGCTTCTGGATGTGAATGGTGAATCGGAGGTGGAGGATTATACGGTCACAGCACATACCAGTTTTCTGGATGATACCCGTCCTCCTGCTGCCGATGCAGTAGAGCGCAAGGCGCGTTCAGAGCAGCAGCTGGCGGCACTTGGGATTCCATATAACGTAAATCTGCCAGCAAGAGCTGGGGAGGAAGATACGAAGATTCGAACCAAGGAGGAGGTTGCGAAACGTGCGGCTGCTCTCTGCCTGGCTGCGCTGAAAGGGGAGTGCTTGGGATCGGGTGAAAGTACTGCTGACACCGCAGCGCTGGTACAGGAAGTGATTGATAAGTATGATGCATCCACCTTTTTTTCTCCCGATGAAAAGGCGTTTCTGGCACAAGATGGAGCTGACCAGCAGGAAATTATCCGCTTCTCATGGGGCTATGAAGGGTACCATGTGATGCTGTGGGCACTGGGATATGTGGAGGAATTGGGTGCGCCGACAGAGCTGTGTAACGTAAGTAAGGATGTTGGTTATTTACAGCAAAAGGACAGCTTTGCAGCGTTTCTGGCCGATGCCGCACTGCGCAGCAAAAGCGAAATTTTGGATGAGGCTGACCTGATCTATCGGTACAATTGGGTGTGTGTAAACAGTCGGATCAAGGGGGAGGCGCCGCCTGCGGGACTTAGTCACGGTGTGGCTTATGAGCGGCATCGCGCACTCAACTGGCTGACCTGTTATCTGGATCAGGCGTGGGACGAGGTACGTACGGATACGTAA
- a CDS encoding RtcB family protein: MRIVDNIKVWGEPLENAVAQAVTCSKYGDVLGVALMADHHKGYSQPIGGVVAYRNMISPSGVGYDIACGNKAVRTNLMWNDIRDRIAVIMDDISAAISFGVGRNNPTPVEHELFDDPNWKLFDTIESGLQQKLKTLARNQLGTVGSGNHFVDIFVEEKTGKVWIANHFGSRGFGHKVASGFLNLAAGREFSGKAPGESMDQPPTLFDLNSEMGDMYWAGLTLAGRYAYAGRDYVIEQVLSILGASAEYAVHNHHNFAWKEQHMGEEVVVVRKGATPLSPGQLGFVGGSMGDISVIVEGIESEENTESFRSTVHGAGRVMSRTQAAGKMNYKLRTRMGGEISEEQMQAAVHAYGVELRGAGTDESPFVYKKLQDVLHAHANTLQINHVLRPVGVAMAGGNEFDPYKD, from the coding sequence AATATGGGGATGTGCTGGGCGTGGCTCTGATGGCCGATCATCACAAAGGATACTCGCAGCCCATTGGCGGGGTGGTGGCTTACCGCAATATGATCAGCCCGTCAGGAGTCGGGTATGATATTGCCTGCGGCAACAAAGCCGTACGCACCAATCTGATGTGGAATGATATTCGTGACCGGATTGCGGTTATTATGGATGATATCAGCGCAGCCATCTCATTCGGCGTAGGCCGGAACAATCCGACTCCAGTGGAGCATGAGCTGTTTGACGATCCGAACTGGAAGCTCTTTGATACGATCGAAAGCGGATTGCAGCAGAAGTTAAAGACATTGGCGCGGAATCAACTCGGAACCGTCGGCAGCGGCAATCATTTTGTCGATATTTTCGTGGAAGAGAAGACGGGAAAGGTATGGATTGCGAATCATTTTGGCAGCCGCGGCTTCGGGCATAAGGTAGCAAGTGGTTTCCTGAATCTGGCGGCAGGACGGGAATTCAGTGGCAAAGCACCAGGTGAATCGATGGATCAGCCGCCGACCCTGTTTGACCTGAACAGTGAAATGGGTGATATGTATTGGGCGGGGCTGACGCTGGCGGGTCGTTATGCTTATGCCGGACGGGATTACGTGATTGAGCAGGTGCTGAGTATCCTTGGAGCCAGCGCTGAATATGCCGTACATAACCATCATAACTTTGCGTGGAAAGAGCAGCATATGGGCGAGGAGGTCGTTGTAGTTCGTAAAGGAGCTACACCGCTGTCGCCGGGCCAGCTTGGTTTTGTCGGCGGAAGTATGGGCGATATTTCGGTGATTGTAGAAGGGATCGAGAGTGAGGAAAATACAGAATCCTTCCGCAGCACGGTTCACGGCGCAGGGCGGGTAATGAGCCGTACACAGGCAGCAGGTAAAATGAACTACAAACTTCGCACGCGTATGGGCGGCGAGATTAGTGAAGAACAGATGCAGGCGGCTGTGCACGCCTACGGTGTAGAGCTTCGTGGAGCAGGGACCGACGAGAGCCCGTTTGTATACAAGAAACTGCAGGACGTGCTGCATGCACATGCGAATACACTCCAGATCAATCATGTGCTGCGTCCGGTAGGTGTAGCCATGGCTGGTGGCAATGAATTTGACCCGTACAAGGATTAA
- a CDS encoding LacI family DNA-binding transcriptional regulator — protein sequence MMKTKVTIQEIAHFTGLSKFAVSRALSGKSGVSDQTRDIILKAAGKLGYFKDNSMLSGELHTHADTQEAKAAKSSGTILILFPNVRYQNQDSVYWGPVFNGISSKLNQKGINILTLTEPSADQLFTLLNPDAIRGIITVGSISTPILLEIKRLGIPVVMVDHLDPVFHSDSIFTDNFASMREIMLYLLRKGHTSFQFVGNISDAQSFYERWIAYNTALAESGIDMRQIPELTSKALDQFRETFTSVIHPDHLPEVFVCANDFYALYTIEALESMGIRVPDQCAVTGFDNLYDHIPVLATVHVKKELLGSRAVDQMLWRIANPESSVEKKLILADVIIREQFGRYGG from the coding sequence ATGATGAAAACGAAGGTAACAATCCAGGAAATCGCACACTTTACGGGTTTGTCGAAATTCGCAGTTTCCCGTGCCCTGTCGGGAAAATCCGGGGTTAGTGACCAGACGCGGGACATTATTCTTAAAGCCGCTGGCAAACTCGGTTATTTTAAAGATAACAGCATGTTATCCGGAGAACTGCACACTCACGCAGACACACAAGAAGCAAAAGCGGCCAAAAGCAGCGGCACGATCCTGATTTTGTTCCCTAATGTGCGTTATCAGAATCAAGATTCTGTATATTGGGGACCTGTATTTAACGGGATCTCTTCCAAATTAAATCAAAAGGGCATTAACATTCTGACCCTGACCGAGCCATCTGCGGATCAATTGTTTACACTGCTTAATCCGGATGCCATTCGTGGTATCATTACGGTCGGCTCCATCTCGACTCCTATTCTGCTGGAAATCAAACGTTTGGGTATTCCTGTCGTTATGGTTGATCATCTGGATCCGGTTTTTCACAGTGACAGCATTTTCACGGATAACTTTGCATCCATGCGTGAAATCATGCTTTACTTGCTCCGTAAAGGGCACACCTCATTTCAGTTTGTCGGGAATATTAGTGATGCACAAAGCTTCTACGAGCGATGGATCGCATACAATACCGCCTTGGCGGAAAGCGGAATTGATATGCGTCAGATCCCTGAATTAACCAGCAAGGCTTTGGATCAATTCCGCGAAACGTTCACCTCCGTCATTCACCCAGATCATCTACCCGAGGTGTTCGTTTGTGCCAATGATTTCTATGCACTCTATACCATTGAAGCTTTGGAGAGCATGGGGATACGTGTACCTGATCAATGTGCAGTCACCGGATTCGACAATTTATATGATCATATTCCAGTGCTGGCAACCGTCCATGTAAAGAAGGAATTGCTCGGCTCCCGTGCAGTCGATCAGATGTTGTGGAGAATAGCCAATCCCGAGAGCAGCGTGGAGAAAAAGCTCATCCTTGCTGATGTCATTATTCGAGAACAGTTCGGAAGATACGGCGGATAA